A section of the Streptomyces sp. NBC_00178 genome encodes:
- a CDS encoding glycoside hydrolase family 3 N-terminal domain-containing protein, translating to MSEPLFRDPGMPVADRVRDLLSRMTLTEKVGQVNQRMYGWDAYERTASGHQLTDAFRKEVAAYDGMGALYGLQRADPWSGVTAETGIGAADGARVSDAVQRHVVESTRLGIPVLLVEEMPHGLQALDGTVLPVNLAVGATWNPELYEEAAALAAGQLRARGGHVALVSALDLVRDPRWGRAEECFGEDPHLAARFTEALVRGVQGPAGEAIAPDRAAVVLKHFAGQGATVGGRNSAATELGERELREIHLVAALAGVRAGAAGLMAAYNEFDGVPCAANRRLLTEILREEWGFDGLVMADGLAIDRLVRMAGDPVAAGALALRAGTDLSLWDDCYPRLAEAVRRGLVEESTLDAAVGRVLALKFRLGLFEQPYTGARGLDPGRLERLSEQVARESVTLLEHDGTTLPLTGGRGGTVAVIGPNADSVPQQIGDYTAPQRPGTGVGVLAGMRASAPAGTDVVYARGCGLVGGDLSGVPEAVAVAASADVVVLVLGGSSARESGTRFDANGAAVVAAGNPAEMTCGEGVDLAELGLPEGQSALLHAVTATGTPVVVVLVQGRPHALPDLTGRAAAVLSAWYPGPWGGTAVADVLFGGAEPQGRLPVSVPRSAAHLPVFYNGKDHGYRGYVDQPATARHPFGHGLSYTTVVHGTPRLSRAAVAAGALEPDGGQAPVRCVVRVSNTGVRPVRETVQLYVRRVSGGTTWPRVRELRDFARVELAAGESTEVAFTVDARTLASFAQDGRWAVEPGEFAIGTGRSSAHTIEARLTVAAAPGPR from the coding sequence ATGTCCGAGCCCCTGTTCCGCGATCCCGGGATGCCCGTCGCCGACCGGGTGCGCGACCTGCTGTCGCGGATGACGCTCACCGAGAAGGTGGGCCAGGTCAACCAGCGGATGTACGGCTGGGACGCCTACGAGCGCACCGCCTCGGGACACCAGCTGACGGACGCCTTCCGGAAGGAGGTCGCCGCGTACGACGGGATGGGCGCGCTGTACGGCCTCCAGCGTGCCGACCCGTGGTCCGGTGTGACGGCGGAGACCGGTATAGGCGCGGCGGACGGGGCGCGGGTCTCGGACGCAGTGCAGCGGCACGTCGTGGAGAGCACCCGGCTGGGCATCCCCGTCCTGCTCGTCGAGGAGATGCCGCACGGCCTCCAGGCCCTGGACGGGACGGTGCTGCCGGTCAACCTGGCGGTCGGCGCCACCTGGAACCCGGAGCTGTACGAGGAGGCGGCGGCCCTCGCGGCCGGGCAGCTCCGGGCCCGCGGCGGGCATGTCGCGCTGGTCTCGGCACTCGACCTGGTGCGTGACCCGCGCTGGGGACGTGCGGAGGAGTGCTTCGGCGAGGACCCGCACCTGGCGGCACGCTTCACCGAGGCGCTGGTGCGCGGTGTGCAGGGTCCTGCCGGGGAGGCCATCGCCCCGGACCGGGCGGCCGTCGTCCTGAAGCACTTCGCCGGGCAGGGCGCCACGGTCGGCGGCCGCAACAGCGCGGCCACGGAGCTGGGCGAGCGGGAGCTGCGGGAGATCCACCTGGTCGCGGCGCTGGCGGGCGTCCGCGCGGGTGCGGCGGGGCTCATGGCCGCGTACAACGAGTTCGACGGTGTCCCGTGTGCGGCCAACCGCCGTCTGCTGACGGAAATCCTGCGGGAGGAATGGGGCTTCGACGGCCTGGTGATGGCCGACGGCCTCGCGATCGACCGCCTGGTCCGGATGGCGGGTGATCCGGTGGCGGCCGGTGCGCTGGCGCTGCGGGCGGGGACGGACCTGAGCCTGTGGGACGACTGCTATCCCCGGCTGGCGGAGGCGGTCCGGCGAGGGCTGGTCGAGGAGTCCACGCTCGACGCGGCGGTCGGACGCGTGCTGGCGCTGAAGTTCCGTCTCGGCCTCTTCGAGCAGCCGTACACCGGCGCCCGGGGGCTCGACCCGGGGCGGCTGGAGCGGCTGAGCGAGCAGGTCGCCCGCGAGTCCGTCACGCTCCTCGAACACGACGGCACGACCCTGCCGCTCACGGGCGGCCGTGGCGGGACGGTGGCGGTCATCGGACCGAACGCCGACTCCGTGCCCCAGCAGATCGGCGACTACACCGCGCCGCAGCGGCCCGGCACGGGTGTCGGCGTGCTCGCCGGTATGCGGGCGTCGGCGCCCGCGGGCACCGACGTCGTGTACGCGCGGGGCTGCGGACTGGTCGGCGGGGACCTCTCCGGCGTGCCCGAGGCGGTGGCCGTCGCCGCATCGGCCGACGTGGTGGTCCTGGTGCTGGGCGGGTCCAGCGCCCGGGAGTCCGGGACGCGCTTCGACGCCAACGGGGCGGCCGTGGTCGCCGCAGGCAACCCGGCGGAGATGACCTGCGGTGAAGGGGTGGATCTCGCGGAACTCGGCCTGCCGGAGGGCCAGTCGGCGCTGCTGCACGCGGTGACCGCGACCGGGACCCCGGTGGTCGTGGTGCTGGTCCAGGGCCGGCCCCACGCCCTGCCGGACCTCACCGGCCGGGCGGCGGCGGTGCTGAGCGCCTGGTACCCGGGCCCCTGGGGAGGCACGGCGGTGGCCGACGTCCTGTTCGGAGGGGCCGAGCCGCAGGGGCGGCTCCCCGTCTCCGTGCCGCGTTCGGCCGCCCACCTGCCCGTCTTCTACAACGGGAAGGACCACGGCTACCGCGGTTACGTCGACCAGCCCGCCACCGCCCGGCACCCGTTCGGCCACGGCCTGTCGTACACGACGGTCGTCCACGGCACTCCGCGGCTGTCCCGGGCGGCGGTGGCGGCCGGCGCGCTGGAACCGGACGGTGGCCAGGCACCCGTGCGCTGCGTGGTGCGGGTGTCCAACACGGGCGTCCGGCCGGTCCGGGAGACGGTCCAGCTCTACGTGCGCAGGGTGTCCGGCGGCACGACGTGGCCGCGGGTCCGCGAACTGCGGGACTTCGCCCGGGTGGAACTCGCGGCGGGCGAGAGCACCGAGGTGGCCTTCACCGTGGACGCGCGGACCCTGGCCTCGTTCGCACAGGACGGCCGGTGGGCCGTGGAGCCGGGAGAGTTCGCGATCGGGACCGGCCGGTCCTCGGCGCACACCATCGAGGCGCGGCTCACCGTGGCGGCGGCGCCCGGCCCGCGGTGA
- a CDS encoding Asp23/Gls24 family envelope stress response protein, which translates to MADVDGNAERTGRGTTTISDNVVSTIAGIAIRETDGVHSVGKGASKALGAVTGRVSGSSGAGRSIKVEVGEKQTAIDVDIEVEYGIPIHELADRIRTHVTDAVETMTGLEVVEININVFDVHIPGDDDDEDEGKSSRGQSSRVQ; encoded by the coding sequence ATGGCTGATGTGGACGGGAATGCGGAACGGACCGGACGCGGCACGACCACCATCTCCGACAACGTGGTGTCCACCATCGCCGGAATCGCCATCCGCGAGACGGACGGTGTGCACTCGGTGGGCAAGGGCGCCTCGAAGGCCCTCGGCGCCGTCACCGGCCGGGTCTCCGGATCCAGTGGGGCCGGACGCTCCATCAAGGTGGAGGTGGGCGAGAAGCAGACCGCGATCGATGTCGACATCGAGGTGGAATACGGCATCCCGATCCACGAACTCGCCGACCGGATCAGGACCCATGTGACGGACGCCGTCGAGACCATGACCGGTCTCGAAGTCGTCGAGATCAACATCAACGTCTTCGACGTCCACATCCCGGGCGATGACGACGACGAGGACGAGGGGAAGAGCTCGCGCGGGCAGTCCTCCCGCGTGCAGTGA
- a CDS encoding DUF5713 family protein yields the protein MVIGNQRIQEHAFLRGLHADGYYPDHVVDRGRDVLIGLCGRIEAERPADLAALYALTEAATEEFNALEAEFEAAGSEIETVAREVIAEDFRFVASAYGFGDADGEALIATREW from the coding sequence GTGGTGATCGGGAACCAGCGCATCCAGGAGCACGCGTTCCTGCGCGGGCTCCACGCGGACGGGTACTACCCGGACCACGTGGTCGACCGGGGCAGGGACGTGCTGATCGGGCTCTGCGGGCGGATCGAGGCGGAGAGGCCGGCGGACCTGGCCGCCCTGTACGCGCTGACCGAGGCCGCCACGGAGGAGTTCAACGCCCTGGAGGCGGAGTTCGAGGCGGCCGGCAGCGAGATCGAGACGGTGGCCCGCGAGGTGATAGCCGAGGACTTCCGGTTCGTCGCGTCCGCCTACGGCTTCGGGGACGCCGACGGGGAAGCGCTGATCGCCACCCGGGAGTGGTGA
- a CDS encoding acyl-CoA dehydrogenase family protein, translated as MRRTVYNEDHEAFRETIRAFIEAEVVPVYDEWFAAGQAPRDFYYKLAELGIFGIEVPEEYGGAGEESFKFEAVLYEETARAGVSFGGSGVHVLLCLPYLKAYATEEQKKRWLPDFVSGKSMYAIAMTEPGTGSDLAGMKTTAKLSEDGTHYVLNGAKTFITGGVHADKVIVCARTDAPKADDRRHGISLLVVDTKSEGYSVGRKLDKLGLKVSDTAELAFVDVKVPVEDLLGEENKGFSYLGQNLPQERLGIAVGAYAQAAAAVRFAQQYTQDRTVFGKTVASFQNTKFELAACKAEVDAAEAVCDRAIEALDAGELTPAEAASAKLFCTEVAHRVIDRCLQLHGGYGFMNEYPIARLYTDNRVNRIYGGTSEVMKSIIAKSMGL; from the coding sequence GTGCGCCGTACGGTTTACAACGAGGACCACGAGGCGTTCCGGGAGACCATCCGCGCCTTCATCGAGGCCGAGGTCGTCCCCGTCTACGACGAGTGGTTCGCGGCGGGCCAGGCGCCCCGGGACTTCTACTACAAGCTCGCCGAGCTGGGCATCTTCGGCATCGAGGTGCCCGAGGAGTACGGCGGCGCGGGCGAGGAGTCCTTCAAGTTCGAGGCCGTGCTCTACGAGGAGACCGCGCGCGCGGGCGTCTCCTTCGGCGGCTCCGGGGTCCACGTCCTGCTCTGCCTGCCGTACCTCAAGGCGTACGCCACCGAGGAGCAGAAGAAGCGCTGGCTGCCCGACTTCGTCTCCGGCAAGTCGATGTACGCGATAGCCATGACCGAGCCGGGCACCGGTTCGGACCTGGCCGGCATGAAGACGACCGCCAAGCTCTCGGAGGACGGCACGCACTACGTCCTCAACGGCGCCAAGACCTTCATCACCGGTGGCGTCCACGCCGACAAGGTCATCGTCTGCGCGCGCACGGACGCCCCCAAGGCGGACGACCGCCGCCACGGCATCTCCCTCCTGGTGGTCGACACCAAGTCCGAGGGCTACTCGGTCGGCCGCAAGCTCGACAAGCTGGGCCTCAAGGTCTCCGACACGGCCGAACTCGCCTTCGTGGACGTCAAGGTGCCCGTCGAGGACCTGCTGGGCGAGGAGAACAAGGGCTTCTCCTACCTCGGCCAGAACCTCCCGCAGGAGCGCCTGGGCATCGCCGTCGGCGCCTACGCGCAGGCAGCCGCCGCCGTGCGCTTCGCCCAGCAGTACACGCAGGACCGCACCGTCTTCGGCAAGACCGTCGCGTCGTTCCAGAACACCAAGTTCGAGCTGGCCGCCTGCAAGGCCGAGGTCGACGCGGCCGAGGCCGTCTGCGACCGCGCGATCGAGGCCCTGGACGCCGGCGAGCTCACGCCCGCCGAGGCCGCGTCGGCGAAGCTGTTCTGCACCGAGGTCGCGCACCGCGTGATCGACCGCTGCCTCCAGCTGCACGGCGGCTACGGCTTCATGAACGAGTACCCGATCGCCCGCCTCTACACGGACAACCGGGTCAACCGCATCTACGGCGGCACCAGCGAGGTCATGAAGTCGATCATCGCCAAGTCCATGGGCCTCTGA
- a CDS encoding acyl-CoA thioesterase yields MSAALDSLLDLLDLERIEQDIFRGTSRSAVVPRVFGGQVAAQALVAAGRTVPDDRGAHSLHAYFLRPGDPGAPIVYTVDRIRDGRSFTTRRVVAVQHGKPVFHLSASFQVHEEGMDHQADMPAAPDPETLPTAAEMLPRYADRFSDPLMVDRLLEARAAVDLRYVDAPPFATAGEPREPRSQVWFRTHGKLADDPLLHVCMATYVSDMTLLDSVLLAHGRGGWAIGDVVGASLDHAMWFHRPFRADEWLLYDQQSPSASGGRGLGQARIYTADGKLAITVIQEGLVRVPRD; encoded by the coding sequence ATGAGCGCGGCACTCGACTCCCTGCTCGATCTGCTCGACCTGGAGCGGATCGAGCAGGACATCTTCCGGGGCACGAGCCGTTCGGCGGTCGTGCCCCGCGTCTTCGGCGGCCAGGTCGCGGCCCAGGCCCTGGTCGCCGCCGGGCGGACGGTGCCCGACGACCGGGGCGCCCACTCCCTCCACGCGTACTTCCTGCGCCCGGGAGACCCCGGTGCGCCGATCGTCTACACCGTGGACCGCATCCGCGACGGGCGTTCGTTCACCACGCGCCGGGTCGTCGCGGTCCAGCACGGGAAGCCCGTCTTCCACCTCTCGGCGTCGTTCCAGGTGCACGAGGAGGGCATGGACCACCAGGCGGACATGCCCGCCGCCCCGGATCCGGAGACGCTGCCCACCGCCGCGGAGATGCTGCCGCGGTACGCGGACCGCTTCAGCGATCCGCTCATGGTGGACCGCCTGCTGGAGGCCCGTGCCGCGGTCGACCTGAGATACGTGGACGCGCCGCCGTTCGCCACGGCGGGTGAGCCGCGCGAGCCTCGCTCGCAGGTCTGGTTCCGGACGCACGGCAAGCTGGCGGACGACCCGCTGCTGCACGTCTGCATGGCGACGTACGTCTCCGACATGACGCTGCTCGACTCGGTGCTCCTCGCCCACGGGCGCGGCGGCTGGGCGATCGGGGACGTGGTGGGGGCCAGCCTGGACCACGCGATGTGGTTCCACCGCCCCTTCCGCGCGGACGAGTGGCTGCTCTACGACCAGCAGTCGCCTTCCGCGTCCGGCGGCCGAGGTCTCGGCCAGGCGAGGATCTACACCGCCGACGGGAAGCTGGCCATCACGGTCATCCAGGAGGGCCTGGTCCGCGTCCCGAGGGACTGA
- a CDS encoding cation diffusion facilitator family transporter: MSDEQTGDGESTFTVVVAAAANLGIAAAKLVAGLISGSSAMLSEAAHSVADTVTEVMLLTALKRSGRPADEDHPLGYGPERYIWAMLAAVATFVGGAVFSLYDGIHTLLRGEELGDPLVSYIVLAVAFVLEGFSLRTGLRQVRGEAARLRVPAPSYLRRTPDTAVKAVVMEDSAALVGLVLAAGGLLGGQLTGSAVWDGVASVLIGVLLVYVAWVLCRANAQLLIGRPLPEPMRAGVREELLSVPHIVEVLELTTLIQGPSEMLVAAKVDFRDASTAAQVEWACEEAEQQLRERYPSIRRVYLDPTPGRAQRSEARSRG, translated from the coding sequence ATGAGCGACGAGCAGACCGGTGACGGCGAGTCCACGTTCACCGTCGTCGTCGCGGCGGCGGCGAACCTCGGGATCGCCGCCGCGAAGCTGGTGGCGGGACTGATCAGCGGGTCGAGCGCGATGCTCTCGGAGGCGGCGCACTCGGTCGCCGACACCGTCACCGAGGTCATGCTCCTCACCGCCCTGAAGCGCAGCGGGAGACCGGCCGACGAGGATCACCCCCTGGGGTACGGCCCCGAGCGGTACATCTGGGCGATGCTCGCCGCCGTCGCGACGTTCGTCGGCGGCGCGGTGTTCTCCCTCTACGACGGCATCCACACCCTGCTCCGGGGCGAGGAGCTGGGCGATCCGCTCGTCTCCTACATCGTCCTCGCGGTCGCGTTCGTGCTGGAGGGCTTCTCGCTGCGCACGGGGCTGCGGCAGGTGCGGGGCGAAGCGGCGCGGCTTCGGGTGCCCGCGCCGTCGTACCTGCGCCGGACCCCCGACACGGCGGTCAAGGCGGTGGTGATGGAGGACTCCGCCGCCCTGGTGGGCCTCGTCCTGGCCGCCGGCGGTCTGCTCGGTGGGCAGCTGACCGGATCCGCGGTGTGGGACGGCGTCGCGTCCGTCCTCATCGGCGTGCTGCTGGTGTACGTGGCGTGGGTGCTCTGCCGGGCGAACGCCCAGCTGCTGATCGGCCGTCCGCTGCCGGAGCCGATGCGGGCCGGGGTGCGCGAGGAACTGCTGTCCGTGCCGCACATCGTCGAGGTGCTGGAGCTGACCACGCTGATCCAGGGGCCGTCGGAGATGCTCGTCGCGGCGAAGGTCGACTTCCGGGACGCGTCGACGGCGGCGCAGGTCGAGTGGGCATGTGAGGAGGCCGAGCAGCAGCTCCGGGAGCGCTACCCGTCGATCCGGCGGGTGTACCTGGATCCGACACCGGGGCGCGCACAGCGCTCGGAGGCGCGCTCCAGGGGCTGA
- a CDS encoding cytochrome P450 family protein, translated as MTQHSAPVVPAPVVLDPAARDADAEHRLLRAAGPATRIDILGVPAWSVTDPALLKNLLTSPDVSKDARRHWPGFEDAVQTWPLALWVAATNMFTAYGGDHRRLRGTVAPAFSARRVAALRPTVEGIVDGLLAGLEAVPPGDVTDLRERFAYPLPIAVIGHLLGVPDSRGDEFRALVNDVFDTTLTPAEAAGNAGRLYAMLDALIAAKRAAPGDDMASALIALSEEGAEGRRLSEEELRDTLLLMINAGYETTVNLIDQAVTLLLSRPAQLAHVREGRATWLDVVEETLRHSPPVKHLPLRYAVADIPLPGGGHIAKGEAILASYAAANRHPDWHDDADAFEVTRITKEHLAFGHGIHFCLGAALARMEGEVALSRFFERFPDAALASPQEDLEPVPSLISNGHRSLPVRPREA; from the coding sequence ATGACCCAGCACTCCGCCCCCGTCGTCCCCGCCCCTGTCGTCCTCGACCCGGCCGCCCGCGACGCGGACGCCGAACACCGGCTCTTACGGGCCGCGGGGCCCGCCACGCGCATCGACATCCTCGGTGTCCCCGCCTGGTCGGTGACCGACCCGGCGCTGCTCAAGAACCTCCTGACCAGCCCGGACGTCTCCAAGGACGCGCGCCGGCACTGGCCCGGATTCGAGGACGCCGTCCAGACCTGGCCGCTGGCCCTGTGGGTCGCCGCGACGAACATGTTCACCGCGTACGGGGGCGACCACCGCCGGCTGCGCGGCACCGTCGCCCCGGCGTTCAGCGCGCGGCGGGTCGCCGCGCTCCGGCCGACCGTCGAAGGCATCGTCGACGGGCTGCTGGCCGGTCTGGAGGCCGTACCCCCCGGTGACGTCACGGATCTGCGGGAGCGCTTCGCGTATCCGCTGCCCATCGCGGTCATCGGGCACCTGCTGGGTGTGCCCGACAGCCGGGGCGACGAGTTCCGCGCCCTCGTCAACGACGTGTTCGACACCACCCTGACGCCCGCCGAAGCGGCCGGGAACGCGGGGCGGCTGTACGCGATGCTGGACGCCCTCATCGCCGCCAAGCGGGCCGCGCCCGGTGACGACATGGCGTCCGCGCTGATCGCCCTCAGCGAGGAGGGGGCCGAGGGACGGCGGCTGTCCGAGGAGGAACTCCGCGACACGCTCCTGCTGATGATCAACGCCGGCTACGAGACCACCGTCAACCTGATCGACCAGGCCGTCACGCTGCTGCTCTCGCGCCCCGCGCAACTGGCCCACGTGCGCGAGGGGCGCGCGACGTGGCTGGACGTCGTGGAGGAGACGCTGCGCCACTCGCCGCCGGTCAAACACCTCCCCCTGCGCTACGCGGTCGCCGACATACCGCTGCCGGGCGGCGGGCACATCGCGAAGGGGGAGGCGATCCTCGCCTCCTACGCGGCCGCGAACCGCCATCCGGACTGGCACGACGACGCCGACGCCTTCGAGGTCACCCGGATCACCAAGGAACACCTCGCCTTCGGGCACGGCATCCACTTCTGCCTGGGCGCCGCGCTGGCCAGGATGGAGGGCGAGGTCGCGCTGTCCCGCTTCTTCGAGAGGTTCCCGGACGCCGCACTCGCCTCGCCGCAGGAGGACCTGGAGCCGGTGCCCTCGCTGATCAGCAACGGCCACCGGTCCCTGCCCGTGCGCCCCCGGGAGGCGTGA